The DNA window TCCACTTGATCAGCTCCCCAAAGTCAGCTTTTTCCGGCGGTTGCAAAGGGGCCGGGGGGATCAGAGATGATGACGGGCATTAGTATAGTTTCAGCAGAGTCAAAATGTAGTTAAATGGGCCCAGGCAAAGCTGAGAGGGTACATAAGGGACAGGATGGAGAGCTACCACAGGCACCTCACCCACATCTCCCCCTACACCTACGACCCCGAGGACAAAATCAGAGCTCATAGATCTTCTTACCGTATGCGAGCTTTGTTGAGAGAGGAGTAGTTGAAGAGATGTGCTGGGATTTTGAAGAGGTGAGGGAGAGCAGGGGTTTGCTGGAGGCCCTCCAGGACGTGTGCTCCCCGGCTGACGGGGAAGACAGCCCCCAAAAAGAATGTTGCAGACGATTTTGCTACTCAATGAGAATTGAACTTTGATTGCAGAAATAAAGCATCGTAAAGTTTTGTAAAGATCCAAGGAAGATTTGAAACGCTTTTTTGGAGGAACGGGGGAAAGTGTCTTTATATTTTCTGAGATAGTAGATTTGTTGAGGTGATGAAGGATGGGTGCGAAATTGAGTGTGTTTGTGCTGGTGCTGGTGGCACTGGGTATGGTAGTGTTGCCTGCAGTGTCAGCGAAGCCAATGGGCAATGGATACATGAATCCGGTTCCAGCCTCTGACAGCAGTACAGAGAATAATACCAATGTAGCCGTTACCACCACGGTTCCATCTACCAGTGAAAATAATACCGCAACTGTAACTGTCACTCAGAATTTGGTCAACCCCTCTCCCAACCCCTCCCCCAATCCGAATCCGATCCGCCAACAGGGACCGCATCCCTGGATACAGCATCACCAGAAGCCACATCTCTGGAAGCACAAGCATCCCTGGATACCGCATCTCTGGAAGCACAGAAACCAGAACCAAAATCAAACTCAGCAGGCCCTGGCCCACAAAATGAAAGGGGAGGAGAAGTGGGAAAACGCTAAAGAGAGATTTGAAAAGGCGAGAGAATGGTTTAACGAAACCAGAAAAAAGGTTGAAGAGGCCAGAAAACAGGCAAGAGAGAAAAGATTTGAGGCCTGGAAGAAGCATCTCACAGCCTGGGTTGAAGTGGCAAAGAAATGGGTTGAAAGGGTTGAACTCAGAATTCAGAACCTGAAACTGAACAATGAAAGCAAGGAAAGGTTGATGAGCAAGCTTCAGGAGGTTAAAGACAGTTTAAATAGTATAGAGAGTGAAATCAATGCCTCGCAGAACTACACTGAGCTGAGAGAGAAGGCAAGGGAAATCAGAGAGTTGTGGAAAGAGTTAAGGCAGGAGATGAGACAGGCTGTGCAGGAATATGCGATTGATAAGTACAGCGAAATTCTTGAAA is part of the Ferroglobus placidus DSM 10642 genome and encodes:
- a CDS encoding coiled-coil domain-containing protein, which encodes MGAKLSVFVLVLVALGMVVLPAVSAKPMGNGYMNPVPASDSSTENNTNVAVTTTVPSTSENNTATVTVTQNLVNPSPNPSPNPNPIRQQGPHPWIQHHQKPHLWKHKHPWIPHLWKHRNQNQNQTQQALAHKMKGEEKWENAKERFEKAREWFNETRKKVEEARKQAREKRFEAWKKHLTAWVEVAKKWVERVELRIQNLKLNNESKERLMSKLQEVKDSLNSIESEINASQNYTELREKAREIRELWKELRQEMRQAVQEYAIDKYSEILERLKQVRDRLQDAGVDVSNLNEKIEEIGSAVDDLENYIGTTEFPEKVREVNQLFREAFKTVKELVREAKPVPKHGFVYARVNGSFELSGNFSSVQIKVKNGSVSIPENVVVKRVNTSGVEMIVARGSFTASGNGEFRILAHGSGELSLSGEGYYRVKKSPAEPMTDEIELGNETVTVTFGQS